DNA from Magnetococcales bacterium:
CCGGCAGCGTCGGCAGCGTCCCCGCAAAATCAGCCAGCTCAACAGCGGGATGTTGTCGAACCAGCGGATGGGCTGTTCGCAGGCGGGACAGTGGGAAGAGGGCCACAACAGACTGTGATGCTCCGGCAGACGGTGGATGCAGACGTTGAGAAAGCTGCCCACGATGGCGCCGAAGAGAAAGAGCAGCACCGAAATCAGATGGGGAGGCAGTTGCTCCAGGGGAATCCAGTAAAAATCAGGCATGGTTGGCTCGTTGACGTAGAATCCGTTGCAGGTGATCCCGAACCGCGTCCACGGGCATCTCCCGACCGGTCCAGAGGTGATAGGCCGCCGCACCCTGATGCAGCAGCATGCCCAGTCCGTCGGCGGTTGACAGTCCGAGGCGTCCGGCCTGGGCCAGCAGGGGGGTCTCCTGGCCGTAGACGATGTCCATGACCCGTGCCGAAACGGGCAGGCGGGCGCAATCGACCTCTTCCAAAGCGTCACCGTGCAGACCGGCGGTGGTGGTGTTCACCAGCAGGCCGCACCGATCCAATGCCACGGTTGCCAGGGAACAAGCCCGCACCGAAGCCCGTGGATGGCGGCGCCGACAGGCATCGACCACCTCTTCGGCTCGGGGGAGCGTGCGATTGGCCACGGTGATGTCGTGCAACCCCGCCGTCAGCAGTCCTTCCAGCACGGCGCGGGCCGCGCCGCCCGCACCCAGCATGATCACCGGGAGATCGGCCGGCAGGACCCCGAAATGTTCCCGCAAGGACTGGCCGAAGCCGTAAACGTCGGTGTTGTAGCCTTCCAGCCGCCCTTCCGGGGTGATTTTCACCGTATTGACCGCCCCCAGGGCCCGGGCTGCGGGATCACACCAATCCATCAGGCGGAACAACGCCTCCTTGTGGGGCACGGTGGCGTTGAACCCGATGGCCTTCACGGCCACCAGACCCCGCACCGCCTGTTCCAGCCGGGCAGGTTCCACGTGAAACGGCAGGTAACGGGCGTTGATGCCCTGCCGCGCCAGAGCGAAGTTGTGCATGGCCGGAGAGAGGGAGTGGGCGATGGGATCGCCCAGTACCCCCAGCAGGCGGGTTTGACCATCGAGAAGCCAATCCGGGGACGATGCGCTCATGGTTCGGCTCAAATGGGGTTGAAGATATCGATGAAACGGTGTTCCAGGGCAAAACGTTCCGCCAGATGCGCCCCCAGGGCCTGCACCCCGAAGCGTTCCGTGCGGTGGTGCCCGGCGGCCATGAAGTGGATACCCTCTTCCCGGGCATAGTGGAAGAGATATTCCGTGGCCTCCCCCGAAATAAACAGATCGGCGCCGGCCTCCCTGGCCTCCCGGATCAGTTCCGGAGCCGCGCCGCTGCACAAAGCCACGGTACGGATGAGCGGCGGACCGAAAGGCAACACCAGCGGTTGCCCGCCACATACGGCGGCAAGCCGTTCCGCCGCCGCCTCGATGCCGAGTCCCGTCGGCCAGTGGCCCAGCCGGGAAAGATCCGTGCCCTGATAGCGTCCGAAAGGTTTGCCGGGTTCCAGCTCCAGCAGTCGGGCCAGCACCGCATTGTTGCCCACCTCCGGATGACAGTCCAGCGGCAGGTGATAGGCCATCAGAGTCAGATCGTTTTCCAGTAAAAACTTGAGACGTTCCCGAAGATGACCTGTCACCACCCGTGGCTCCTTGTTCCAAAAAAGCCCATGGTGCACCAGGATCAGATCGGCCTGCCAATCCTGGGCCGCCCGGAACAGGTCCATGCAGGCGGAAACCCCGGTCGCCAGTCGGAAAACCTCCTCCCGACCCCCGACCTGAACCCCGTTGGGGGCATAATCGGCAATCTCGGCACAGCGCAGAAATCCATGCAGATATCCGCTCAGTTCATGCAGTGAAAGCATGGGAAAAATCCTTGCAAGGGTAAGGGTTATAATGTTCTCCTAATGTTCCGAGGGGATCGGGTTTTCCCGCCATGGATGGACGGTGTCCCGTCCGACCCACCAGGAGCGGCACATGTCGGCATCAAGGGAATTTCAAACACTTTTATTACCGGACAAAACACCTCTGACCGCTCAGGCCGATCAGGCCTATCTGCGTACACGGGATCAGGTGATTCGTCAACTCACTCACTATACCCTCATTGAGTCCTACCACCAATTCCGCAAGGAAAATCTGCCCTATCCCTTCGTACCCCCGGCCAATCTGCGTCCGGGAGCGGTGGCCACCACCCGGGAATACAAGCTGCAGAACAACGCCCTGGTCATCCTGATCAACTCCGTGATGAGCGCACGCTTGCGCAAACATTTTCGCTGCCGGGAGTCCAACCGCGTCAACAAGAAAAACATCGCCGCCGTAGCGCCCGACATTCCGGCTTTGGAACGTTATCACACCGACGGGCGTGATCCGCTGCACGCCCGTTTCGGGGATCTCATGCGCATGCTGCTGCCGCTGGATTATGCCCTTTTCATCCAAAAAGAGGGCACTGAGGAGAACCCGGAACTTGAGTTCAGCCTGACTCATTTCCATGTGCGTATCGAACGGCTGACAGACAACGCTTTAAAAAGCCTTGGTATGCATTTGAACTATTTTGGCCGCAGTTTGTATGAACACGGCGACGAATTTGTGGAAACCTTCGAGAGAAAATTTTTCGAATACTTTAATTTTTATCATAATGCCGCCGGACGCCGCTCCGCAGCCGCTCTGGCAGCCCAGTTGCTGAGTCGGGAGAGGATCGAAAGCACTATCTTCGTAGCCTCGCAGCAGGATCGCCGGCTGAGTCTGCTGTCCAACAACGGCAAGGAGTTCGATACCGACATCGAGCAGTATCTCCTGGTGCGGCTCGACGCCGACGAGGTACAGGCTCTGGAGCAGTGGAGCAAGAGCCGTCCCTTCGATTTCCGACACCATTTTCTGATCGATGGCGGCAATGCGGAAGAGGCCGTCGCCGTGCTTCGGGTGCGTTACGCTCACACACCCGCCGCCATGCCCGCTCCCAGCGGAATACGCAAGCTGCAACCCAATTTGCGGGAACGCTGGGTCAAGATCATTCAGGAGGCCCTGATTCCCATCGACGGCGATTGCTGCAAAGCCATTCTTTATCCCGTGGCCTATCGTCGCGCGGGAACGGACGAGGCTGCTTCGGAAAAGGGGTGATGGGATGAGCATCCGGGGGACGGGGGATTATCCCCCCGAACCCCCGTATGAGCCACTTTTCCACAGTACCTGTGGAAAACGTGGGAAAACGGCTGAAAAAGCCACCCGTATTCCCCGAAAACGGTCGTCTCCTGGAAACCGAATGCTCCCAACGCCGTTTTCTTCACGATCCCTCCCAGTCCCCACGGAGAACCTGTGGATAATTTATCAATTAAAAACAACATGTTAATCGAGTTATCCCCGATTTGCGCCACACAACAAAAGCAGCGATTCCTTTATATAAGATTACAAACCACAGAAAAGAATGATCGGCTTCTTCGCCTCTCTCGCCGGTCCCGGAATTGACACCCGTCACCTCCCGTTCTTATAGTGCTTCCAGGCTGCCCGGAAGATGGCATTCCGGAGCCGCTCCCTGCCCCACCACCCAGGACACGCCATGGAACCGGAACATCTCTT
Protein-coding regions in this window:
- the aroE gene encoding shikimate dehydrogenase; protein product: MSASSPDWLLDGQTRLLGVLGDPIAHSLSPAMHNFALARQGINARYLPFHVEPARLEQAVRGLVAVKAIGFNATVPHKEALFRLMDWCDPAARALGAVNTVKITPEGRLEGYNTDVYGFGQSLREHFGVLPADLPVIMLGAGGAARAVLEGLLTAGLHDITVANRTLPRAEEVVDACRRRHPRASVRACSLATVALDRCGLLVNTTTAGLHGDALEEVDCARLPVSARVMDIVYGQETPLLAQAGRLGLSTADGLGMLLHQGAAAYHLWTGREMPVDAVRDHLQRILRQRANHA
- a CDS encoding Nif3-like dinuclear metal center hexameric protein, giving the protein MLSLHELSGYLHGFLRCAEIADYAPNGVQVGGREEVFRLATGVSACMDLFRAAQDWQADLILVHHGLFWNKEPRVVTGHLRERLKFLLENDLTLMAYHLPLDCHPEVGNNAVLARLLELEPGKPFGRYQGTDLSRLGHWPTGLGIEAAAERLAAVCGGQPLVLPFGPPLIRTVALCSGAAPELIREAREAGADLFISGEATEYLFHYAREEGIHFMAAGHHRTERFGVQALGAHLAERFALEHRFIDIFNPI